In Streptomyces zhihengii, a single genomic region encodes these proteins:
- a CDS encoding helix-turn-helix domain-containing protein, whose amino-acid sequence MVLKTWQRNEGANMRSRVPLVNEGGRLRLYDEELARAFLAGSPRPPGSGHDGTQPDTDAVSDGMWPPAVPPGETHPDDLLTDQEAAAVLETRASTVRGYGKDGHLPIIHRHGRTWYRRADLEARISAADQRHQPVLTAVGPLHEAEDKAPRPHLEPFAAEIATAPARVEGKSDHTTSAAEQYGTGERLD is encoded by the coding sequence ATGGTGCTCAAGACCTGGCAACGCAACGAAGGCGCGAACATGCGCAGCCGGGTGCCGCTGGTTAACGAGGGAGGACGTCTGCGCCTCTACGACGAGGAGTTGGCTCGCGCATTTCTTGCGGGCTCGCCCCGGCCGCCTGGATCCGGGCACGACGGGACGCAGCCGGACACAGACGCGGTCAGCGACGGCATGTGGCCCCCTGCGGTGCCGCCGGGAGAGACACATCCAGACGATCTGCTCACAGACCAGGAGGCCGCAGCTGTACTGGAGACGCGGGCCTCCACTGTCCGGGGCTACGGCAAGGATGGACACCTGCCCATCATTCACCGGCACGGCCGCACCTGGTACCGACGGGCTGACCTCGAGGCCCGGATCAGTGCAGCTGATCAGCGCCACCAGCCCGTTCTGACGGCGGTCGGCCCACTACACGAAGCGGAAGACAAAGCCCCGCGGCCCCACCTTGAACCTTTTGCCGCCGAGATTGCTACCGCGCCTGCCCGTGTTGAGGGGAAGAGTGACCACACGACCTCGGCGGCCGAGCAGTACGGTACAGGAGAGCGCCTCGACTAG
- a CDS encoding LuxR C-terminal-related transcriptional regulator: MEARALAASQWPLVGREQEIQAFEAAWADERCKGVRIFGPPGVGKSRLAEECLSRAAASGWKSLQATATAAAATVPLGAIAHIIPAGVDLSDPVRAFAEVAASLAGPQQRTRWALWVDDIHLLDTTSVLLLQQLLDAGVIRLICTVRAGEPISEAVAALCYRDVVRQIDVTVFDHESVEEVLQTALGGPIERQTLRELYSASEGNILYVRELVLSALASGNLTTDGEIWELTGDRPVGTSKLIEVIEARLAVAEMEARPVLELLALCGSISLSDAQALAPVEVLINLEQAGLVRVNAEWRRTTMHLAHPLYGEVLREQIPHLRRRAMLLEQAERVESYGPRRRDDALQVATRRLAATGTADPALLVKAANLARHATDVQQVLTLMSAMPSDARTAATLLLHGEALALLGRWQEAEDILAQADAMSDNEQDRLAVMSMRVRNFFWIARRTDAAFAVVDAARDRVTSPPGRRVVDLNDAWVRYLVEVPTPGMPLLSELEDDPADSLDAGTWDMAATTKTIALVRLGRCLKGAEWALRAYTGQSRDVNAGRSHSVPAASQLVPAIRAFADAGRFRENLNVGEGALTELTNARASPFPSMGIASYLGRSELLAGHPKAARSWYAEAASLTRAYRFHHLLPETLSGLACAAALLGDQEAAEDALAEAATYAPMTHLHGEDRLGRAWLLVARGQLAEARQSLTEGAEVAREAGNLPAEALLLTDLARLGAATEATPRLGELAEQSEGALTPARAAFAAALASNSPDQLLAAADELETMGADLLAAEAANAAGAALTQAGEDRLATAAAQRAAGLAARCEGARTPLLNVGKLTQPLTPRQYEIALLAASLRSNSDIAKQLHVTVKTVEVHLGAVFRKLGISRRQELPRALGQIESPPATRPRGRR, from the coding sequence ATGGAAGCTCGCGCTCTGGCGGCATCCCAGTGGCCACTCGTGGGCCGGGAGCAAGAGATTCAGGCGTTTGAGGCTGCCTGGGCGGATGAGCGGTGCAAAGGTGTGCGGATCTTCGGACCGCCAGGGGTGGGGAAGTCGCGACTGGCCGAGGAATGCCTCAGCCGAGCCGCGGCCAGTGGCTGGAAGAGTTTGCAGGCAACGGCGACCGCCGCGGCCGCCACGGTGCCACTGGGGGCCATCGCGCACATCATCCCCGCAGGAGTAGATCTTTCCGACCCGGTGCGGGCCTTCGCGGAGGTAGCCGCCTCGCTGGCTGGGCCACAGCAGCGCACCCGTTGGGCCCTGTGGGTGGACGACATTCATCTGCTGGATACAACCTCTGTACTGCTGCTACAGCAGTTGCTGGACGCCGGTGTGATCCGTCTCATCTGCACCGTGCGTGCCGGCGAACCAATCTCCGAAGCCGTCGCAGCGCTGTGCTACCGAGACGTAGTACGGCAAATTGATGTCACGGTCTTTGACCATGAGAGCGTTGAGGAAGTTCTCCAGACAGCTCTCGGCGGCCCGATCGAGCGACAAACCCTCCGTGAACTCTACAGCGCCTCCGAGGGAAATATCCTCTACGTGCGAGAGTTGGTACTCAGCGCACTGGCTTCGGGAAATTTGACCACCGATGGGGAAATCTGGGAGCTGACAGGCGACCGCCCGGTAGGCACATCGAAGCTGATCGAAGTTATCGAAGCTCGCTTGGCTGTAGCCGAAATGGAAGCACGCCCAGTCCTGGAACTCCTGGCACTGTGCGGGTCCATCAGCCTGTCCGATGCGCAAGCGCTTGCACCGGTCGAGGTACTCATCAACCTAGAACAAGCTGGCCTCGTACGCGTCAACGCCGAATGGCGGCGCACAACGATGCACTTGGCTCATCCGCTGTACGGGGAAGTTCTCCGTGAGCAGATCCCACACTTGCGCCGCCGGGCAATGCTCCTGGAGCAAGCCGAACGGGTGGAGTCCTATGGGCCGCGGCGACGCGATGATGCCCTTCAGGTGGCCACGCGGCGCCTGGCTGCAACGGGAACCGCGGACCCCGCCCTGCTGGTCAAGGCCGCCAATCTGGCCCGCCACGCCACGGATGTCCAGCAAGTGCTGACGCTGATGTCCGCCATGCCGTCCGATGCTCGCACCGCCGCGACCCTCCTCCTCCACGGCGAAGCCCTCGCCTTGCTGGGCCGGTGGCAGGAAGCTGAGGACATCCTGGCCCAAGCTGACGCCATGTCCGACAACGAACAGGACCGTCTCGCCGTCATGTCGATGCGCGTACGGAACTTCTTCTGGATTGCACGGCGCACGGACGCAGCGTTTGCGGTCGTCGACGCGGCTCGAGACCGCGTGACAAGTCCTCCCGGACGACGTGTTGTTGACTTGAACGACGCGTGGGTGCGCTATCTCGTCGAAGTTCCGACCCCGGGCATGCCTCTGCTGAGCGAGTTGGAGGACGATCCAGCAGATTCGCTCGATGCCGGAACGTGGGACATGGCAGCCACCACGAAGACCATCGCGCTGGTGCGGCTTGGCCGCTGCCTCAAGGGAGCCGAGTGGGCTCTGCGTGCCTACACCGGCCAGTCACGAGATGTGAACGCCGGACGGAGCCACTCGGTCCCCGCCGCCTCGCAGCTCGTGCCAGCTATCCGAGCTTTCGCCGATGCCGGTCGGTTCAGGGAGAACCTCAACGTCGGAGAGGGTGCGCTAACGGAGCTGACGAATGCTCGTGCTTCGCCCTTCCCATCGATGGGCATCGCGTCATACCTCGGTCGTTCCGAACTACTGGCAGGTCACCCCAAGGCGGCTCGCAGTTGGTATGCCGAAGCCGCCTCGCTGACCCGCGCGTACCGATTCCATCACTTGCTTCCTGAAACGCTGTCTGGCCTAGCCTGTGCAGCCGCCCTACTCGGAGACCAAGAAGCAGCAGAAGATGCTCTTGCAGAAGCCGCCACGTATGCGCCCATGACCCACCTCCACGGTGAGGACCGGCTTGGACGTGCCTGGTTGCTCGTAGCCCGAGGACAACTGGCGGAGGCCAGGCAGTCTCTTACTGAGGGCGCAGAGGTTGCCCGGGAAGCCGGGAACTTGCCGGCAGAGGCGCTCCTCCTCACCGACCTCGCCCGCCTCGGCGCCGCCACCGAGGCAACGCCTCGGCTTGGTGAACTGGCTGAACAGAGCGAAGGTGCACTCACCCCGGCCCGGGCCGCCTTTGCTGCAGCGCTTGCCAGCAACTCCCCGGATCAGCTTCTCGCTGCAGCAGACGAGCTAGAAACTATGGGCGCCGACCTGCTGGCCGCGGAAGCGGCAAACGCCGCAGGCGCAGCCTTGACTCAAGCCGGAGAAGACCGCCTCGCAACAGCCGCAGCCCAGCGTGCTGCCGGATTGGCGGCACGCTGCGAAGGCGCCCGAACACCGCTGCTCAACGTCGGCAAGCTGACGCAGCCCCTCACACCCCGTCAGTACGAGATCGCACTCCTGGCCGCATCCCTTCGCAGTAACTCCGATATCGCCAAGCAACTGCATGTCACAGTCAAAACCGTAGAGGTCCACCTCGGCGCTGTCTTTCGGAAACTAGGCATCTCGCGTCGGCAGGAACTTCCCCGAGCCCTGGGGCAGATTGAGAGTCCGCCGGCCACCCGACCACGAGGACGACGGTGA
- a CDS encoding IS4 family transposase, producing the protein MAAKSVISREVAVAAGAFAPGHLGELTRIVPFEMVDEVLADTGRTQQRIRDLPSRVVVYLLLGGALFPGLGWQQVWQRLTAGLDGLPTATPTAGALAQARKRLGTRPLRHLFDLLRGPAAGLGIAGTRWHGLLVCAIDGTLMAVPDSPANQAEFTRHRCNNGGAGYPSLRLLILVACGTRTVMDAVFGPATDGETTYAPRLVRSLREDMIVLLDRNFAVQALIEAVTLRSAHVLVRVKENRRLPVLRRFPDGSWLSRIGPVPVRVVCCEITISTSQGRRTGAYRLVTTLTDPFTHPAGDLIGLYHERWEIETTYLEIKSTILGGRVLRARTPAGVAQEVFAVLVTYQVLRLAMADATASRPGTDPDRASFSIALNTARDLVIQAAGVFSGAVIDLVGTIGRRILAALMPDRRVRTRPRVVKRAISRYNARGTVDRTTYRATISVHILTPAP; encoded by the coding sequence TTGGCCGCCAAGTCTGTCATTTCTCGTGAAGTAGCGGTTGCGGCAGGGGCGTTTGCCCCCGGCCATCTCGGCGAGCTGACACGGATTGTCCCGTTCGAGATGGTCGATGAGGTGTTGGCAGATACCGGCAGAACCCAGCAGCGGATACGGGACCTTCCCTCGCGCGTGGTGGTGTATCTGCTGCTGGGCGGGGCATTGTTCCCGGGGCTCGGATGGCAGCAGGTGTGGCAGCGGCTGACGGCCGGCCTGGACGGACTGCCGACGGCGACTCCCACGGCCGGCGCGCTGGCCCAGGCCCGCAAGAGGCTCGGGACCCGACCGTTGCGTCACCTGTTCGACTTGCTTCGTGGACCGGCCGCGGGACTCGGGATCGCCGGAACGCGGTGGCACGGACTGCTCGTCTGCGCCATCGACGGCACGTTGATGGCAGTGCCGGACAGCCCCGCGAACCAGGCCGAGTTCACCAGGCACCGCTGCAACAATGGCGGCGCGGGATACCCCTCACTGCGGCTTCTGATCCTGGTCGCCTGCGGAACCCGAACCGTCATGGACGCGGTATTCGGTCCGGCCACCGACGGTGAGACCACCTACGCTCCACGCCTGGTCCGAAGCCTGCGGGAAGACATGATCGTCCTGCTGGACCGGAACTTCGCCGTCCAGGCCCTGATCGAAGCAGTCACCTTGAGGAGCGCACACGTCCTGGTCCGGGTGAAGGAGAACCGCAGACTGCCGGTCCTGCGACGCTTCCCCGACGGCTCCTGGCTCTCCCGGATCGGACCCGTTCCGGTCCGTGTTGTCTGCTGCGAGATCACCATCAGCACATCACAGGGACGACGCACCGGCGCATACCGGCTGGTCACAACCCTGACCGACCCCTTCACCCACCCCGCCGGCGATCTGATCGGGCTGTATCACGAGCGGTGGGAAATCGAGACCACCTATCTGGAGATCAAGTCGACGATCCTCGGCGGTCGGGTCCTTCGTGCCCGCACTCCCGCCGGTGTCGCCCAGGAAGTCTTCGCAGTGCTGGTCACCTACCAGGTCCTGCGGCTGGCGATGGCGGACGCCACCGCCAGCCGGCCCGGGACCGACCCCGACCGGGCGAGTTTCTCCATCGCCCTGAACACAGCCCGCGATCTGGTCATCCAGGCCGCAGGCGTGTTCAGTGGCGCCGTGATCGACCTCGTCGGCACCATAGGCCGCCGAATCCTGGCCGCCCTCATGCCCGACCGCCGTGTCCGCACCCGTCCACGCGTCGTGAAACGGGCCATCTCGAGATACAACGCCAGAGGCACCGTCGACCGCACCACCTACAGGGCCACGATCAGCGTCCACATCCTGACGCCCGCCCCTTGA
- a CDS encoding ParB/RepB/Spo0J family partition protein has translation MSKASKLGTGASFAQTQPVSARRQAINAATNAPTDGAPPPVTLPLSLISLNPSNPRTELGDLSQLAGSLRDHGQKQAISIMSRFSYLEANPGKEDELEAGTKYVAIDGNSRLAAAREAGLADINVTLNEDLGSNPDEVLESALVANIHRRDLDPLDEARALQQLLSVHGTQEALAARLHRSQGWVSQRLALLGLTPELQEKLASGEEPADLLRRVGNKKPEEQEAHLERLKSERQRKAAAPPLAAPSAPAPTAQNGAETPPGPLSPPASAAQSDGQAAPSTRHGVHYGVMTEVATGEEAAPAPVAADEPEAVHVPEPRPEPLTKPQIKMPWDDGGAAMEIAFDKLTRSGQRQAALSRYVELVGGPEAFVEDLRAGTSREFRQQLSELLGE, from the coding sequence ATGAGTAAGGCATCCAAGCTGGGGACGGGCGCGTCCTTCGCGCAGACGCAACCCGTCAGCGCCCGGCGCCAGGCCATCAACGCGGCGACAAACGCCCCCACCGACGGCGCCCCGCCGCCGGTAACGCTGCCCCTTAGCCTGATCAGTCTCAACCCAAGCAACCCCCGCACTGAGCTGGGTGACTTGTCTCAGCTGGCAGGCAGTCTGCGCGACCACGGGCAGAAGCAGGCCATTAGCATCATGTCCCGCTTCTCCTACCTGGAAGCTAACCCAGGCAAGGAAGACGAGCTCGAGGCCGGCACCAAGTACGTTGCCATCGACGGCAACTCACGCCTGGCAGCCGCCCGGGAAGCCGGACTCGCGGACATCAACGTCACCCTCAACGAAGACCTCGGCAGCAATCCCGACGAAGTCCTTGAATCAGCGCTTGTTGCCAACATTCACCGGCGCGACCTTGACCCGCTCGACGAGGCCCGCGCCCTGCAGCAACTCCTGTCCGTGCACGGCACCCAGGAGGCACTTGCCGCACGTCTGCACCGCTCGCAGGGGTGGGTCTCCCAGCGTCTTGCCCTCCTCGGCCTGACTCCGGAGCTTCAGGAGAAGCTGGCATCTGGAGAGGAGCCTGCGGATCTTCTGCGCCGAGTGGGAAACAAGAAGCCCGAGGAGCAGGAAGCGCACCTTGAGCGTCTCAAGAGCGAGAGGCAGCGGAAGGCGGCAGCACCGCCGCTCGCCGCCCCCTCTGCCCCGGCGCCGACCGCGCAGAACGGAGCTGAGACGCCTCCCGGTCCCCTGTCTCCTCCTGCGTCAGCGGCACAGAGTGATGGCCAAGCGGCGCCCTCGACCCGTCACGGTGTTCATTACGGCGTAATGACGGAGGTAGCCACTGGCGAGGAGGCAGCCCCCGCACCGGTAGCGGCGGACGAACCGGAGGCGGTTCACGTCCCAGAGCCCAGGCCTGAACCGTTGACCAAGCCTCAGATCAAGATGCCGTGGGACGACGGGGGAGCGGCCATGGAGATCGCCTTTGACAAGTTGACTCGCAGCGGTCAGCGTCAGGCCGCCCTATCCCGCTATGTCGAACTCGTCGGCGGTCCTGAGGCCTTCGTGGAGGATCTCAGGGCCGGAACAAGTAGGGAGTTCCGCCAGCAGTTGAGCGAACTACTGGGGGAGTAG
- a CDS encoding ParA family protein encodes MTSPTSGDREKVVSKLPGPLQQELKIRTAQRGIDIQHAVEEGITAWRGLGANLSPIDTTGAKSFSTWLPYGQWEGFRSDCAARGLSLVQGLAQSVSLWLETNPAPGVQRPSVVKRMIVCNQKGGVGKTAITAGAGQALAEDPDQLHAVGVSKHFAHARAGTHDATGEDAAHEQLPGLGLRVLLVDFDPQGHLTKQLGHELLPLDGDSLTKHMAGDSKGKLKDLVVCVDDDRFGDRLHLLPSCTDAFLLDVKLSGVRAREAALERALMPLEEEYDVILIDCPPSLGLSMDAAVYYGRRRDGEGPGNSGVLVVVQAEDSSADAYGLLTAQISDLRADMNLELDYLGIVVNHYDARRGYIATSSLDSWMAIRDPRVVGLIGDLKEQKEAVRMKQPLLAYAPRCTQAVALRALAREIV; translated from the coding sequence ATGACGTCGCCAACATCTGGGGACCGGGAGAAGGTTGTCTCCAAACTGCCCGGCCCCCTTCAGCAAGAACTCAAGATCCGCACCGCCCAGCGCGGCATCGACATCCAGCACGCCGTCGAAGAAGGCATCACCGCGTGGCGCGGTCTGGGAGCCAATCTCTCTCCCATCGACACAACGGGTGCCAAATCCTTCTCGACCTGGCTGCCTTACGGGCAATGGGAAGGCTTCCGCAGTGACTGCGCAGCCCGAGGTCTGTCCCTCGTCCAAGGGCTCGCACAATCCGTCTCCCTGTGGCTGGAGACGAACCCAGCCCCTGGCGTGCAGCGGCCCTCGGTCGTTAAGCGGATGATCGTCTGCAACCAAAAGGGTGGGGTGGGCAAGACCGCGATCACCGCTGGCGCCGGTCAGGCGTTGGCTGAAGACCCTGATCAGCTACACGCTGTCGGGGTGTCAAAGCACTTCGCCCACGCCCGCGCTGGCACCCACGATGCGACGGGGGAAGATGCCGCGCATGAGCAACTTCCTGGCCTTGGCCTGCGTGTGCTCCTCGTCGACTTCGACCCGCAGGGCCATCTCACCAAGCAGCTCGGCCACGAACTCCTGCCACTGGACGGTGACAGCCTCACCAAGCACATGGCGGGGGACTCCAAGGGCAAGCTGAAGGACCTCGTCGTCTGCGTCGACGACGACCGCTTCGGCGACCGCCTGCACCTCTTGCCCTCGTGCACTGACGCCTTTCTCCTTGACGTCAAGCTGTCCGGCGTACGGGCCCGTGAAGCCGCTCTCGAACGGGCGCTGATGCCGCTCGAAGAGGAATACGACGTCATCCTCATCGACTGCCCGCCGAGTCTCGGACTGAGCATGGACGCGGCCGTCTACTACGGCCGGCGTCGCGACGGCGAAGGTCCGGGGAACTCCGGCGTCCTGGTTGTCGTCCAGGCTGAGGACAGCTCAGCCGACGCCTACGGTCTCCTCACCGCACAGATCAGCGACCTCCGTGCGGACATGAACCTCGAGCTCGACTACCTCGGCATCGTCGTCAACCACTACGACGCCCGCCGCGGCTACATCGCCACCTCATCCCTCGACAGCTGGATGGCGATAAGGGACCCACGCGTCGTCGGCCTCATTGGAGACTTGAAGGAACAAAAGGAAGCCGTCCGTATGAAGCAGCCGCTTCTGGCATACGCTCCGCGTTGCACACAAGCAGTCGCCCTGCGTGCGCTGGCACGGGAGATCGTATGA
- a CDS encoding transposase: protein MLPRTRLRVRCSGACSCPQSWGRNRHRDPPPGLPETGAHPAESRLALGMLNELAGHGLWTAVLVLNSGCDANADFCHGLEDRGMAYVLQAETEIITHGEKAAPHQPEYSGLSAPARCPATALRPVSLRERSSAGGRMPPPADRDLPQGLESSDEFALRPPVSPPRRAPSGTSRRRHDCTGLLIAQWPEGREVPVTYWLSNLPADIPAFWLVSRRSAGGSSMTTES from the coding sequence ATGCTGCCTCGGACACGGCTTCGTGTCCGCTGTTCCGGTGCCTGTTCCTGCCCGCAGTCGTGGGGCAGGAACAGGCACCGAGACCCGCCGCCGGGCTTGCCGGAGACCGGGGCTCACCCAGCCGAGTCCCGGCTTGCTCTCGGCATGCTGAACGAACTGGCCGGCCACGGGCTGTGGACCGCCGTGCTGGTCCTGAACAGCGGATGCGATGCCAACGCAGACTTCTGCCACGGCCTGGAGGACCGAGGCATGGCCTACGTCCTGCAGGCCGAGACCGAGATAATCACCCACGGAGAGAAAGCAGCGCCTCATCAGCCTGAATACTCGGGGCTCTCGGCTCCCGCCCGCTGCCCCGCTACCGCACTCCGCCCGGTCTCCTTACGCGAGCGATCCTCTGCTGGCGGCCGGATGCCACCACCGGCGGACCGTGACCTGCCGCAAGGACTCGAAAGCAGCGATGAGTTCGCGCTTCGTCCACCTGTGAGTCCGCCTCGCCGGGCGCCATCCGGAACCAGCCGTAGACGGCACGATTGCACTGGTCTGCTGATCGCGCAGTGGCCCGAGGGCAGAGAGGTACCGGTGACGTACTGGCTCTCGAACCTGCCCGCCGACATCCCGGCGTTCTGGCTCGTCTCGCGAAGGTCTGCTGGAGGATCGAGCATGACTACCGAGAGCTGA